In Verrucomicrobiia bacterium, a single window of DNA contains:
- a CDS encoding CapA family protein — MTTILIGADICPIGCNKALFEQGFAQILLNDLRDEFGQTSLSIANLECPLIAQPMPIRKTGPVFGQSGMCIKGIQQAGIGILNLANNHILDHGAPGLRNTMDVCARAGIATVGAGENLAAARQILIRNLGGLRLGILAVAEHEFSIATKNSAGVNPLDLIDFVRNVTAHRTEFDYLIVLLHGGDEFLVPSPRIQNTCRFMVEMGANAVIVQHPHVLGGYEQYRGAHIVYGQGALLMDEAIYRDLPPFHEGFLVKLAIAPDVTSTMDIVPFTQSDPAPGARRMPKEREEKFRQALADRSAAIQDDAFVQAEWLKFCEENKHAYISGLLGHSRLLRNINRRGLLTRLLYKPGVLLGVRNTVLCETHREAIETIFNHGLLEKNGAGE; from the coding sequence ATGACAACTATTCTTATCGGCGCTGACATTTGCCCCATTGGGTGCAACAAGGCCCTATTTGAACAGGGATTTGCTCAGATATTGCTGAACGATCTAAGAGATGAGTTTGGACAGACTTCTCTTTCCATTGCCAACCTCGAATGCCCCTTAATCGCTCAGCCAATGCCGATCCGAAAGACCGGCCCGGTCTTTGGTCAGTCTGGAATGTGTATCAAAGGGATCCAACAAGCCGGCATCGGCATCCTCAACCTTGCGAACAACCACATCCTCGACCATGGCGCGCCTGGCCTTAGAAACACCATGGACGTGTGTGCCCGCGCCGGCATCGCGACCGTTGGGGCGGGTGAAAACCTCGCCGCCGCGCGCCAGATCCTGATCCGGAACCTGGGTGGCCTCAGGCTTGGCATTCTGGCCGTTGCCGAGCATGAATTCTCCATCGCGACCAAGAACTCCGCCGGTGTCAACCCTCTCGACCTGATTGATTTCGTCCGCAACGTGACCGCTCACCGCACCGAGTTCGATTACCTCATCGTCCTGCTCCATGGCGGCGACGAGTTCCTCGTTCCTAGCCCCCGCATCCAGAACACTTGCCGGTTCATGGTCGAGATGGGCGCCAATGCGGTTATCGTCCAGCATCCGCACGTCCTCGGCGGTTACGAGCAGTACCGCGGCGCCCACATCGTGTATGGCCAGGGCGCTCTGCTCATGGACGAGGCCATCTACCGCGACCTGCCACCTTTTCACGAGGGCTTTCTTGTCAAGCTCGCCATCGCACCAGATGTCACCTCGACGATGGACATCGTCCCCTTCACCCAATCCGATCCGGCTCCCGGCGCGCGCCGCATGCCCAAGGAGCGGGAGGAGAAGTTTCGCCAGGCCCTGGCCGACCGTTCCGCCGCTATCCAGGACGACGCCTTCGTCCAGGCCGAGTGGCTGAAATTCTGTGAAGAAAACAAGCACGCCTACATCAGCGGCCTCCTCGGTCATAGCCGCCTCCTCCGCAACATCAACCGCCGCGGTCTCCTCACTCGGCTGCTCTACAAACCCGGCGTGCTCCTCGGCGTCCGCAACACGGTCTTGTGCGAAACCCACCGAGAGGCCATCGAAACGATCTTCAACCACGGACTGCTCGAAAAGAACGGGGCAGGGGAGTGA